Proteins from a genomic interval of Gemmatimonadaceae bacterium:
- a CDS encoding MFS transporter has protein sequence MLLRLNVWRSLRGLPRDLWILSAATLINRLGMMAIPFLVLYLTRELGWSAPMAGLALGVYGAGSIIAAPISGRLCDRIGGLPIIRASLIGAGIILVMIPFAESFPVVIALVLAWSLVSEGGRPATLALVADLVPNEQRKPAFALIRLAINLGMSVGPAAGGFIAAYSFRSIFLVNAVASLAAGAFLVAVPMKSAAHIRHLDAGSNDARSGAARTSVLGDRRLLVFLFATFLASAVFFQHEGALPLFLVQDLHLSTAFYGMLFTINTLMIVFLEVPLNAATAHWPHRWALAAGSLLFAMGSGLFGLAAGPQMIVLGIVVWTFGEMMLFPQASAYVADIAPPHRRGSYMGAYSLAFSIAFAVAPWAGTTVFAHFGATILWASVFLVGVAATVIMLQVTSEEPAEAAAAA, from the coding sequence ATGCTTTTGCGGCTGAACGTATGGCGAAGCCTGCGCGGGCTTCCACGAGATCTATGGATCCTCTCAGCCGCCACGCTGATCAATCGACTCGGAATGATGGCGATTCCGTTTCTCGTGCTCTACCTGACGCGTGAGCTTGGCTGGAGCGCTCCGATGGCGGGACTCGCGCTCGGCGTCTATGGGGCGGGGTCGATAATCGCGGCTCCAATCTCGGGGCGACTGTGCGACCGGATCGGCGGACTGCCGATCATCCGCGCGTCGCTCATCGGTGCGGGAATCATTCTGGTAATGATTCCGTTTGCCGAGTCGTTTCCGGTGGTGATTGCGCTTGTTCTCGCGTGGTCGCTTGTCAGCGAAGGGGGACGACCCGCCACACTGGCGCTCGTTGCCGACCTCGTCCCCAACGAGCAGCGCAAGCCGGCGTTCGCGCTCATTCGCCTCGCGATCAACCTCGGAATGAGCGTAGGGCCCGCGGCGGGCGGATTCATTGCCGCATATTCCTTCCGCTCGATCTTTCTCGTCAATGCGGTCGCATCGCTCGCTGCCGGCGCGTTCCTCGTGGCTGTGCCGATGAAAAGCGCGGCTCACATCCGGCATCTCGACGCCGGCTCAAACGATGCGCGCTCTGGCGCTGCACGCACGTCAGTGCTCGGAGATCGGCGCCTGCTGGTTTTCCTCTTCGCAACGTTCCTGGCGAGCGCTGTTTTCTTCCAACACGAGGGAGCGCTTCCTCTGTTCCTAGTGCAGGATCTCCATTTGTCGACGGCATTCTACGGTATGCTTTTCACGATCAACACGCTGATGATCGTGTTCCTCGAGGTACCGCTGAACGCGGCGACAGCGCACTGGCCACACCGCTGGGCGCTTGCAGCCGGCTCGCTCCTCTTCGCTATGGGCTCCGGCTTGTTTGGATTAGCGGCTGGGCCGCAAATGATCGTGCTCGGCATCGTTGTGTGGACTTTCGGCGAGATGATGCTTTTCCCCCAGGCCTCGGCATATGTTGCCGACATTGCGCCGCCACACCGCCGCGGCTCGTACATGGGCGCGTACTCGCTCGCCTTCAGTATCGCCTTTGCCGTCGCGCCCTGGGCGGGGACGACGGTGTTCGCTCATTTCGGGGCGACGATTCTGTGGGCGTCGGTTTTTCTCGTTGGAGTCGCGGCCACGGTGATAATGCTGCAGGTCACGAGCGAGGAGCCGGCAGAAGCAGCAGCGGCCGCGTGA
- a CDS encoding serine/threonine-protein kinase: MTHDADSELLASIGEHYVVDHVIGRGGMATVYLCRDTRDDSRTAVKVLRKELVNAIIVKRFLREIAFVSRLDHPRIPKVVGSGAIGDLPYYAMTYVEGDSLKNVLHREKQLPLADAIRITCEVIAPTEYAHSRGIVHRDIKPDNILMAAEGAYVLDFGIARAIIESAVDRLTFTGVGVGTPAYMSPEQALGDRSLDARSDIYSFGCVVYEMIAGIPPFVGQTSQVIISRRFAASPPPLRSVRDGVPEDVEDAVQRALARTPEDRWPSAAAFGKALEAC; encoded by the coding sequence GTGACGCACGACGCGGATAGCGAATTACTGGCTTCGATCGGCGAGCATTATGTCGTCGACCACGTGATCGGGCGCGGCGGTATGGCGACTGTCTATCTCTGCCGGGACACGCGCGACGACAGCCGGACTGCGGTGAAGGTCCTGCGCAAGGAGCTGGTGAATGCAATCATCGTCAAACGGTTCCTGCGCGAGATTGCATTCGTCTCCCGGCTCGATCATCCGAGGATTCCGAAAGTCGTCGGGTCAGGCGCGATCGGCGATCTGCCGTATTATGCGATGACCTACGTCGAGGGCGACTCTCTCAAGAACGTGCTCCACCGAGAGAAACAGCTTCCGCTCGCGGACGCCATCCGCATCACCTGCGAGGTGATCGCGCCGACTGAGTATGCTCATTCGCGCGGCATCGTCCACCGCGACATCAAGCCCGACAATATTCTCATGGCGGCGGAAGGGGCGTACGTCCTCGATTTCGGGATTGCGCGGGCGATAATCGAATCAGCCGTCGACCGTCTGACATTCACGGGGGTTGGAGTCGGAACGCCGGCATATATGAGTCCCGAGCAAGCGCTGGGTGATCGCAGTCTCGACGCGCGGAGCGACATCTACTCGTTCGGCTGCGTGGTGTACGAGATGATCGCAGGGATTCCGCCGTTCGTTGGACAGACGTCGCAGGTGATAATCTCGCGGCGATTCGCCGCTTCGCCACCGCCGCTGAGATCGGTGAGGGATGGTGTTCCGGAAGACGTTGAAGATGCCGTGCAGCGCGCGCTGGCAAGGACTCCGGAGGATCGGTGGCCGAGCGCCGCGGCGTTCGGGAAAGCGCTCGAGGCGTGCTAG
- a CDS encoding dicarboxylate/amino acid:cation symporter, with product MSLTKRVVIALALGLIGGMAVAASGDQRLFSLVSFLEPLGTLWVNAIRMTVVPLVVSLLIVGVASVSDMSTIGRMGARTLTCFVLLLLMTATLAVIIVPPIFTLLQIDPSSSASLRAAESAAGTAGTLSTRQLPTFGQWLVDVIPTNPVKAAADGAMLPLVIFSLLFSIALTRIASDTRAPVVHFFRAVSDAMLIIVRWIISLAPIGVFVLALALASRLGAIAAGAMAFYVVVVCSVFILVLVLLYPVAAIFGRVSVTEFARAASAPQAVAVSTRSSLASLPALIDSAERGLGLPPAVSGFVLPLAVATFKVTTPPTYVVGALFVAHLYGVQLSVEQIVTLAALGVILSFSAPGIPSGGLIVLASVFPGVGLPVEAIGILIALDVFPDAARTVANVTADLAVATIVARRESPEMTIAAAA from the coding sequence ATGTCGCTGACTAAACGCGTTGTCATCGCGCTCGCGCTCGGCCTGATCGGCGGCATGGCCGTAGCCGCTTCGGGCGATCAGAGGCTCTTCTCGCTGGTTTCGTTCCTGGAGCCGCTCGGAACATTGTGGGTCAACGCAATACGCATGACGGTAGTTCCGCTCGTGGTTTCCCTGCTGATCGTGGGCGTCGCGTCAGTCTCCGACATGAGCACGATCGGACGCATGGGCGCGCGAACACTGACGTGCTTCGTACTGCTGCTTCTCATGACGGCGACACTCGCGGTGATCATCGTCCCTCCGATATTCACGCTGCTTCAGATCGATCCCTCGTCCAGCGCGTCGCTGCGCGCTGCCGAATCGGCCGCTGGGACTGCGGGGACATTGAGCACCCGTCAGCTGCCGACATTCGGACAATGGCTCGTGGATGTGATTCCCACGAATCCCGTCAAAGCGGCGGCAGACGGCGCCATGCTGCCGCTGGTGATTTTCTCGTTGCTCTTCTCCATTGCGCTCACGCGGATCGCAAGCGATACACGCGCGCCCGTCGTTCATTTTTTCAGAGCGGTGAGTGACGCGATGCTCATCATCGTCAGATGGATCATCTCTCTTGCACCCATCGGCGTCTTTGTGCTTGCGCTGGCGCTGGCGTCGCGACTTGGCGCGATCGCCGCCGGCGCGATGGCATTCTATGTCGTTGTGGTCTGCTCGGTATTCATTCTGGTGCTGGTGCTGCTCTACCCTGTCGCCGCGATTTTTGGGCGCGTGTCGGTGACTGAATTCGCGAGAGCTGCGTCTGCGCCGCAGGCCGTCGCAGTGAGCACACGATCATCGCTGGCGTCACTCCCTGCGCTCATCGACAGCGCGGAACGCGGACTCGGGCTGCCACCGGCGGTGAGCGGCTTTGTGCTCCCCCTGGCAGTTGCCACGTTCAAGGTGACGACCCCGCCCACCTACGTTGTCGGAGCCCTGTTTGTCGCGCATCTCTACGGGGTTCAGCTCTCGGTGGAGCAGATAGTGACACTCGCGGCGCTGGGCGTGATTCTCAGCTTCAGCGCGCCCGGTATTCCGAGCGGAGGCCTGATCGTGCTCGCTTCGGTATTTCCGGGCGTGGGACTTCCGGTCGAAGCCATCGGGATTCTGATTGCGCTCGACGTTTTTCCCGACGCGGCTCGGACCGTGGCCAATGTGACGGCGGATCTCGCTGTAGCGACCATCGTCGCGCGGCGGGAAAGTCCGGAAATGACAATTGCCGCCGCGGCGTGA